A single genomic interval of Marinitoga sp. 38H-ov harbors:
- a CDS encoding ABC transporter ATP-binding protein, producing MNKVLDVKNLKIYYKTLNGYVKAIDDVTFHINEGEILGIAGESGCGKSTLGNSLILLKPPMNYISGEAILNDVNIMSLSKKEMKNIRYKNISIIPQYAMDAFSPTKKIKIFISDLVKEHGIEPNKDFFNKVKKRMKLVNLDPDIIERYSVELSGGMKQRVIMVISTLLDPDLLIADEVTSALDVSSQRFVCNMLVKFRDMNIVKSMIFITHDVAVLNQIADRILIMYAGRIAEIGKTETILSNPKHPYTKALINAIPKSNIRIKEKKLSSIKGTPPNLLNIEEGCRFRFRCPISNEKCLKNPPIKSYEDGHQVACWNVGENNE from the coding sequence ATGAACAAAGTTTTAGACGTCAAAAATTTAAAAATTTATTATAAAACTCTAAATGGATATGTAAAAGCTATAGATGATGTAACATTTCATATAAATGAAGGGGAAATTTTAGGTATTGCGGGCGAGTCAGGTTGTGGTAAAAGTACATTAGGGAATAGTTTAATATTATTAAAACCACCTATGAATTATATTTCTGGAGAAGCAATTTTAAATGATGTTAATATTATGTCTTTATCAAAAAAAGAAATGAAAAATATTAGATATAAAAATATTTCAATTATTCCTCAATATGCTATGGATGCTTTTAGTCCCACAAAAAAAATAAAAATATTTATTTCTGATTTAGTGAAAGAACATGGAATAGAACCCAATAAAGATTTTTTTAATAAAGTAAAAAAAAGAATGAAATTGGTCAATTTAGATCCAGATATAATAGAAAGGTATTCTGTTGAATTATCAGGAGGTATGAAACAAAGAGTAATTATGGTTATTTCTACCTTATTAGATCCAGATTTATTAATTGCTGATGAAGTAACTTCAGCGTTAGATGTTAGTTCTCAAAGATTTGTATGTAATATGTTAGTTAAATTCAGGGATATGAATATAGTAAAATCTATGATATTTATAACTCATGATGTAGCGGTACTTAATCAAATAGCTGATAGAATTTTAATTATGTATGCAGGAAGAATAGCAGAAATAGGAAAAACAGAAACTATATTATCTAATCCTAAACACCCCTATACCAAAGCTCTAATAAATGCAATACCAAAAAGTAATATTAGAATAAAAGAAAAAAAGTTATCAAGTATTAAAGGAACACCGCCAAATCTTTTAAATATAGAAGAAGGTTGTAGATTTAGATTTAGATGTCCAATATCAAATGAAAAATGTTTAAAAAATCCACCTATTAAAAGTTATGAAGATGGACATCAAGTTGCCTGTTGGAATGTAGGTGAAAATAATGAGTGA
- a CDS encoding ABC transporter permease, whose translation MNFKKYEHFYFALKNKKVVIGIIIFVFFLLLGLIGPYFAKYDPLEYAGPGYMPPSKEFWLGTNIFGHDLYTQLVYGLRSSYFVGFFGGTLATIIGLFIGFLSGYKGKWVDESLMMITNIMLVIPTLAILIIISAYLSFRGMVFESVIIGLTNWPWTARAIRSLTMSIKNKDFVNLSRISALPTRKIILQDIASNMFSYIFMVYILQFGGAILSAVTLDFIGLGPTKGISLGLIMQVARDWNAIQLGMWWWAIIPGLVITLLVTSLYFINTGLDEVFNPKLREM comes from the coding sequence ATGAATTTTAAAAAATATGAACATTTTTATTTTGCTTTAAAAAATAAAAAAGTAGTTATAGGGATAATTATATTTGTTTTTTTTCTTCTATTAGGTCTGATAGGGCCTTATTTTGCAAAATATGATCCTTTAGAATATGCTGGGCCAGGATATATGCCGCCAAGTAAAGAATTTTGGCTTGGGACAAATATCTTTGGTCATGATTTATATACACAATTGGTATATGGATTACGTAGCTCTTATTTTGTTGGCTTTTTTGGTGGAACTCTTGCAACGATAATAGGTCTTTTTATTGGTTTTTTATCTGGATATAAAGGTAAATGGGTAGATGAATCTTTAATGATGATAACAAATATAATGTTAGTTATTCCTACTTTAGCTATTTTGATAATAATTTCAGCATATTTATCTTTTAGAGGAATGGTTTTTGAAAGTGTGATTATAGGCTTAACTAATTGGCCTTGGACAGCAAGAGCTATTAGATCATTGACAATGTCTATAAAAAATAAAGATTTTGTAAATTTATCTAGAATTTCTGCATTGCCAACTAGAAAAATAATTTTACAAGATATTGCTTCCAATATGTTTTCATATATATTTATGGTTTATATTCTTCAATTTGGAGGAGCAATTTTATCTGCAGTAACTTTGGATTTTATTGGATTAGGTCCTACAAAAGGAATATCGTTAGGATTAATAATGCAAGTTGCTAGAGACTGGAATGCAATCCAGCTTGGTATGTGGTGGTGGGCTATTATACCTGGTTTAGTTATTACTTTATTAGTAACTTCCTTATATTTCATAAATACAGGTTTAGATGAAGTATTTAATCCTAAATTGCGGGAGATGTGA
- a CDS encoding ABC transporter ATP-binding protein translates to MSEIYMELKNVTKEFGQDFFGNKRFKAVNNVSFKIKKGEIISLIGESGSGKTTVGKMILRLLKPTYGYIYFFNKNIWELKDIKEYYRNVQAIFQDPFSSFNTLFKVDRVFKMIFDRFYPEEKNRNEKIEKVITQVGMNPINILGKYPHQLSGGQLQRLLIARALLMNTKILVADELISMLDASTRIDVLNLLSDIRRNTGMSIIFITHDLSLGYYLSDKSLIMYKGEIVEQGDTYSVYNNPIHPYTKMILNSVPEIDKKWDSNEQFIPETVEKEIEKFYINNKNYDNKYYEFEENHIVKVR, encoded by the coding sequence ATGAGTGAAATATATATGGAATTAAAAAATGTAACAAAAGAATTTGGGCAAGATTTTTTTGGAAACAAAAGATTTAAAGCCGTAAATAATGTTTCTTTTAAAATAAAGAAAGGTGAAATAATATCTTTGATTGGAGAAAGTGGGAGCGGGAAAACAACTGTAGGAAAAATGATATTAAGATTATTGAAACCTACATATGGATATATATATTTTTTTAATAAAAATATATGGGAATTAAAAGATATAAAAGAATATTATAGAAATGTACAGGCGATATTTCAAGATCCATTCTCTTCTTTTAATACTTTATTTAAAGTTGATAGGGTTTTTAAAATGATTTTTGATAGATTTTATCCTGAAGAAAAAAATAGAAATGAAAAAATTGAAAAAGTTATAACTCAAGTTGGCATGAATCCTATAAATATTTTAGGAAAATATCCTCATCAATTAAGTGGTGGCCAACTACAAAGGTTATTAATAGCAAGAGCTTTATTGATGAATACAAAGATATTGGTGGCTGATGAGTTGATTAGTATGTTAGATGCTTCTACAAGGATAGATGTCTTAAATTTATTATCAGATATTAGAAGAAACACAGGAATGTCTATTATATTTATTACGCATGATTTATCTTTAGGATATTATTTAAGCGATAAATCTTTAATAATGTATAAAGGAGAAATAGTAGAGCAAGGTGATACGTATAGTGTATATAATAATCCTATTCACCCTTATACAAAAATGATATTAAATTCTGTTCCAGAAATAGATAAAAAATGGGATTCAAATGAGCAGTTTATACCAGAAACAGTTGAAAAAGAAATTGAAAAATTTTATATTAATAATAAAAATTATGATAATAAATACTATGAATTTGAAGAGAATCATATAGTGAAAGTGAGGTAG
- a CDS encoding family 1 glycosylhydrolase has protein sequence MKKSEFPQGFKFGTATASYQIEGGIEERSLSIWDEFSHTPGKTKNGDNGDVACDHYNRYEEDIEIMKEIGVNAYRFSISWPRVMTDGIKPNEKGIDFYQRLVDKLLENNITPFITLYHWDLPLYLYKEKNGWLNPDIANYFQDYAALMFNKLGDRVKHWITLNEPWCSSFLGYFTGEHAPGHRNFQESFYVAHNLLRSHGKAVIVFRETVKDGKIGITNVVSKIEPVSNDEKDIQAANLVDQYINGWYHDPIIFGKYPEEAVISLQNMKIDIPKNDFDIISQKIDFFGVNYYSRQLIAYDENHSLKFKHVEGNLPKTEMGWEIYPKGLY, from the coding sequence ATGAAAAAAAGCGAATTCCCTCAAGGGTTCAAGTTTGGAACAGCAACAGCATCATATCAAATTGAAGGTGGGATAGAAGAAAGAAGTTTATCGATATGGGATGAATTTTCTCATACCCCAGGTAAAACTAAAAATGGTGATAATGGAGATGTTGCTTGTGATCATTATAATAGATACGAAGAAGATATTGAAATAATGAAAGAAATTGGTGTTAATGCATATAGATTTTCTATTTCATGGCCAAGAGTAATGACTGATGGTATTAAACCAAATGAAAAAGGAATAGATTTTTATCAAAGACTGGTTGACAAATTATTAGAAAATAATATTACACCTTTTATTACATTATATCATTGGGATTTACCATTGTATTTATACAAAGAGAAGAATGGATGGTTAAATCCTGATATAGCAAATTATTTTCAAGATTATGCAGCATTAATGTTTAACAAACTAGGAGATAGAGTTAAACATTGGATAACCTTAAATGAACCTTGGTGTTCTTCATTTTTAGGATATTTTACTGGAGAACATGCACCGGGGCATAGAAATTTTCAAGAGTCATTTTATGTAGCTCATAATTTATTAAGATCACACGGTAAAGCTGTTATTGTATTTAGAGAAACAGTAAAAGATGGAAAAATAGGTATTACAAATGTAGTAAGTAAAATTGAACCGGTATCAAATGATGAAAAAGATATACAAGCTGCAAATCTAGTTGATCAATATATAAATGGATGGTATCATGATCCAATAATATTTGGGAAATATCCAGAAGAAGCAGTTATTTCATTACAAAATATGAAAATAGACATACCAAAAAATGATTTTGATATTATATCTCAAAAAATAGACTTTTTTGGAGTAAATTATTATTCCAGACAATTGATAGCATATGATGAAAATCATTCATTGAAATTTAAGCATGTTGAAGGTAATTTACCAAAAACAGAAATGGGTTGGGAAATATATCCAAAGGGATTATACG